TCTAGTTAATCCAAAATTATCCAGTGAATTAAATTGAAGACCATCGAAATTAAAGGTTACACCTTTTGGTTTCCTCCTAGTTAAATCTTGCATCATGGATAAGCTTGTCGGTTGtcacatatatttatgaaatcatattatatttcatatgcAGAGTGAATAAGTGACAGAATATAATGACCAATTCTGTCTACAATATGAATATGTGCTCAGCATGTTAAGATGCATCCAGTTTCTCCAACATCCAACTATACCACGTGCCATCTcttattcaaataattgaattatttctccTCCACCACTTGAAAAATTAAGATTCTCctccaaaatataattaaaacgaATGTAAAACCACTTGTGTTTTATCCTTACCTCTGTAAGTGTAACTCACttgggtaaaattttatttctaatcgTCTATATTATGAGGGTTATTAGAGTCAATTCACCTCTACCCCTTTTGCCTATTTCAGCTCACTTTCTTCCATTTGAATCCAAATTCCATCTGGCAgcctacatttatatataaccCTCTTAGATTTGTCTCAAATTCAAGAtttgagagaggaaaaagcATGGCCTctccaaaattaaatcttttttgCACCCTCATTGTTCTCTTCCTCTCAATCCAATCCAAAGTAGTATTGTGCAGCATTTACCAAGTTGGAGGCTTAGCTGCTTGGGGCATTCCCTCTTCCTCCAATCCCAAAGTCTACATCAACTGGGCCACCAAGTACCATGGACTCAAGATTGGAGACTCCATATGTAAGCACGCATACATCATAATTCATATTCATACATAtataactctctctctcaaattccCAATGCTGATTAAATGTGATGTGTTTAATAATTATTGTGCAGTTTTCTTGTACCCACCAAGCCAAGATTCGGTGATCCAAGTGACAAAGGCATCATACGATAGCTGCAACCTCAAAGATCCGATCTTGTTCATGAACAATGGCAATTCCCTTTTCAATATTACCAGAGCCGGAAATTTCTACTTCACAAGCGGCGCCGATGGGCACTGTGCTAAATCACAGAAGCTTCACATTTTTGTGTCTGGAAATGGATCCTTTGTTGAGGACGATGAGCCGGCTTCCGGTCCGGCCGCTTCGGCGCCAACCTATCCAACGGTTTTCGGCGCCATTCCGGTCCAGGGCTCTTCGGCCGCCGCGCCGTTGCTTCAGATTCCGGCTTTGATGATGGCTGCTGCGATTGCGCTTGTTATGTAGAGAGgatataattttagtttatttatctgtttattttgtttataattcaatttttggtGATGTAATTTGATTCTGTTTTTACTCTGTATGAAACGGATCCATTCTTTCAAAAGGGTTGAGCTTGAGAGACTTGTCGGCACGACtttgttttgtgtgtatattttaaactttattGGATAAATGAAAaggataaatttttattattttatgtgttaaatcCTTATCGAAAATAGCGtgtaatatttctttttttttttcgtttcttTTGGAGACAATTTTACTGTTGGAGTAGGACTTCTCATAAGTTTTTTAAAGTTTgctattttatactccctccgtcccaagaaagatgacccatttcttggacggcacaagattttatgcaactttattttgtgtgttaagtggagagagtaaagtaaaagagagggaataaagtagagataaatggatttccattttaagcaatgagtcatcttgattgggacaaactaaaaaggaaagtgggtcatcacggagagagtacttactaaataaattttgtaaagtTCTAAATTAATGATGGGACACCAAAAACTATTGACAAAggaaacacattttttttcttttacttacaAAATGGAATTTTCAACAACAATGACAAAAACGCATatattaatttgcatttttgcTGTAAAAGAGTATATTAAtctacattttttcttatttaagtCTTTTAAGTAAcacttataaaataattaaacaccGGTGTAtagaataatactccctccgtttcttcatagttgagtcattttaccatttcggaaaatttcttcatagttgagtcgtttccttatatggtaactttttcttctatcttactttactctctcttactttattcactttatactttattctctctaccttttcctctctcttacttttttatctacgtatttatttaacacatctaacattcatttctaaaactccgtgtcGAAAAATTCCGCCTCAAccatgaagaaacggaggaagtactacctttgtcccaactaagttgagtcacttctttttgcactctttttgaaaaaatcatactaataaatagttaaggtTGACTCTTATCAACATGattcttacttttattttactatatattcaCTTTAggtatttattatgattttttcaaaaaaaaaaaaaaaaatgactatacttagttgggacaaagggagtgcTCCGTATTTTATCCCCGCAACTTAATTGGTgatataaatttgataatattccGTATTTTAACTCCGCAACTTAATTGGTgatataaatttgataatattattgaaCTATTGACAACGTGAGTCCCACTAAATTCCATCACTCAATAATTTTAACTCTCTTCGTTAAatcttttaccataaaattaTGCACGTGTCGTTAGGGATGCTTTAATTACGTTAATCATTTATATATGCAGCACCGACAGCAATAGATTTTGAAGGAAATGCAAATATAAAATCGAACTAATCAAATTATGGCTCCGCAAAAGAATTTAAACAGAGTaagattttcaatttaaaacgTTTACCTTTCGTTATTTCAATGAATATAACAGAGCATCACTGAGATTTGTGATTTACTTTTACATGTAATTAACCCCCAAAAAGACAAAATAGGAAGTTAACATAACATTATCATGTGTATCAGTCCAGACCACAATAATACCTTGAACTCgaattaaatactttaaatAGCTGGCATAACTTGAATAACGTGTGTTGGCGCGCGTTAATGATGCGATTATTGGTTTAGTTACTTTACATATGTTATTGTCATTATACATATCCATATCCAACTGTGCTTGTGGAAATACAGCTAAAACAAAACTCCTTAACTTctattgattatttttccttttaggAGAATATTATACTAAGATTTAGCTTCCCATAATGAGATTTTTaggtgaagaaaatgaaacagTACTAGATTGTTTTCATTCAAATAGCATCATGTGACATCCCCCTAATTCAACCAATTCAACGAATGAAGCAATATGAACAAGAACAGCCACATGCAGTTCATAATTGGTTGTTCAAAATAACTGATGAATTGTAATCCAAGCATAGCTAGGACACAACAGGGCAACCTTGTACCATAACCCCGGGAGCCGTTGGGCAGGAGGCGTAGGGGCAGCCGTCGAGGTTATTCCCCCACCACTCTATCCCAACATCCTCCAGCCCCAAACACAGATACAACAGCACCCCCATGAACGCCAGCCCCGCGTCCAGCGCCCCCGACAGCACATAATTGTACCGCTGCCACATCACCGGCCTGTACCGGAACACCACAAACCCGGACAGAAACCCCAGTATGATCCACGACGTGTAGTTCACGGCCGTCGCCGGCGGCATCTGCCCGCACGCCCCGATCAATATAGGCATGTTCACCAGCCTGATCCACTCCTGCCCCGGGAACGCCTTGCTCGCCGCCCACACCATCACCGGCGCCACTGCTCCCCCGAGGAAGAACCAGTTGACCGCCCCGTACAGGCCTTGGTCGCCGAACATCTTCCTCGGCCCGATCAGGCCCCACACCACGGAGGCGTCGTAGAAGACGTGGTCACCCGGGCACGTCCACACGCTGTCCGCGGATTGGTCGCAGATCCCAGGGATGGACTCCATTAGCCACCACGCCGTGGTTAGGTAGACGACGGCGGCGATGAGCGTCCCCACCACCTGCGCCATGAACATTGTTCTGGGAGGGATCTTCATGTAGTGCCCCAGCTTGAAGTCTTGGAGGAAGGTGATGGCCTGCGTCATGCTGATGTAGCCGTATACCTTGAAGCACATGTTGGCCACCGGATATCCCGGGTAGATGTATCCGATTATGTACTCCGTGATTATGTTCAATCCTGGCGTCTGTAATTATATGCAGAAAACATGATAAGAACACAcattttagatcatttttAGTCATATAACTTTACGATACATTAGTTATCTATCTTACCAAACTGCCCCTAGACGACTACTATTTGTAGGAGACTAATAGTTAGTGTATGGTACAATTAGGGGATGACCTGGTTTGTAATGGCGGTGATGATGCCGATGGGGAGAGTGAAGAAGATGGCGATAACGCAGGCAAGGATGACGCCCCACCATGGAAGCTGAAGC
The genomic region above belongs to Salvia hispanica cultivar TCC Black 2014 chromosome 3, UniMelb_Shisp_WGS_1.0, whole genome shotgun sequence and contains:
- the LOC125213379 gene encoding stellacyanin, which codes for MASPKLNLFCTLIVLFLSIQSKVVLCSIYQVGGLAAWGIPSSSNPKVYINWATKYHGLKIGDSIFFLYPPSQDSVIQVTKASYDSCNLKDPILFMNNGNSLFNITRAGNFYFTSGADGHCAKSQKLHIFVSGNGSFVEDDEPASGPAASAPTYPTVFGAIPVQGSSAAAPLLQIPALMMAAAIALVM